In a genomic window of Cyanobacteria bacterium GSL.Bin1:
- the acs gene encoding acetate--CoA ligase, protein MSQPTIESILQEKRLFTPSQEFAQQAHIKSQVEYQELYTAAKENPEQFWADLAEQELDWFEKWNQVLDWNPPFAKWFVGGKLNISYNCLDRHLTTWRKNKAALIWEGEPGDSCTYTYAQLHREVCLMANVLKQLGVQKGDRVAIYLPMIPEAAIAMLACARIGAPHSVVFGGFSAEALKTRLVDAEAKLVITADGGFRKDKVVSLKPEVDKAIAHNGAPSVDNVLVVQRTEEKVHMEPGRDHWWHDLKAGVSAHCPPEILDSEDMLFILYTSGTTGKPKGVVHTTAGYNLYTHITLKWAFDLKETDVYWCTADVGWITGHSYIVYGPLSNGATTVMYEGAPRPSNPGCLWDVVEKYGVTIFYTAPTAIRAFIKQGEHYPNARDLSCLRLLGTVGEPINPEAWMWYHRIIGQQKCPIVDTWWQTETGGFMITPLPGATPTKPGSATLPFPGILADVVDLDGNSVNPNEGGYLVVKHPWPGMMRTVYGDPDRFRRTYWEHIAPKDGQYFYFAGDGARQDDDGYFWVMGRVDDVISVAGHRLGTMEVESALVSHPAVAEAAVVGRKDEVKGEEVFAFVSLEGDYEGSDALSKELKQHVANEIGAIARPGEIRFTDALPKTRSGKIMRRLLRNLASGEDVAGDTSTLEDRSVLDKLRGG, encoded by the coding sequence ATGTCACAACCTACAATTGAGTCCATATTACAAGAAAAACGTTTATTTACTCCCTCTCAAGAATTTGCCCAACAAGCTCATATTAAAAGCCAAGTCGAATACCAAGAACTTTATACAGCGGCGAAAGAGAATCCAGAACAATTCTGGGCTGACTTAGCCGAACAAGAACTCGACTGGTTTGAAAAGTGGAATCAAGTTCTTGATTGGAACCCACCTTTTGCCAAATGGTTTGTCGGTGGCAAACTCAATATTTCCTATAACTGTTTGGATCGCCATCTCACCACCTGGCGCAAAAATAAAGCCGCTTTAATTTGGGAAGGAGAACCAGGGGATTCTTGTACCTATACTTATGCACAGCTGCATCGGGAAGTTTGTCTGATGGCAAATGTCTTAAAGCAATTAGGGGTGCAAAAAGGCGATCGCGTTGCAATTTACCTGCCGATGATTCCCGAAGCCGCGATCGCGATGTTAGCCTGTGCTCGAATCGGCGCGCCCCACAGTGTTGTGTTTGGCGGATTTAGTGCCGAAGCCCTGAAAACCCGTCTCGTTGATGCGGAAGCGAAATTAGTGATCACCGCCGATGGTGGCTTCCGTAAAGATAAAGTGGTTTCCCTCAAACCGGAAGTGGATAAAGCAATCGCGCATAATGGCGCTCCCAGCGTGGACAATGTCCTCGTTGTCCAACGCACCGAAGAAAAAGTCCACATGGAACCGGGGCGCGATCACTGGTGGCATGACCTCAAAGCGGGCGTTTCTGCTCATTGTCCCCCTGAAATCCTGGACAGTGAAGATATGCTTTTTATCCTCTATACGTCCGGTACTACGGGTAAACCGAAGGGGGTGGTTCATACAACCGCCGGTTACAATCTTTACACCCATATCACCCTCAAATGGGCGTTCGACCTCAAAGAGACAGATGTTTATTGGTGTACCGCTGATGTCGGCTGGATTACTGGACATAGCTATATTGTCTATGGTCCCCTCTCGAATGGTGCAACCACTGTCATGTATGAAGGTGCCCCTCGTCCTTCTAATCCCGGTTGTCTCTGGGATGTCGTGGAAAAATATGGGGTAACGATTTTCTACACAGCACCGACGGCAATTCGTGCCTTTATTAAACAGGGAGAACATTATCCCAATGCTCGTGACCTCTCGTGCTTACGCTTATTAGGAACGGTAGGTGAACCGATTAACCCGGAAGCCTGGATGTGGTATCACCGCATTATTGGACAGCAAAAATGCCCGATTGTGGATACCTGGTGGCAAACGGAAACCGGCGGCTTTATGATTACCCCCCTTCCCGGTGCAACGCCCACAAAACCCGGATCAGCCACGTTGCCTTTTCCTGGAATTCTTGCGGATGTCGTTGATTTAGATGGTAATTCTGTTAACCCGAATGAAGGGGGGTATTTAGTCGTTAAACATCCTTGGCCCGGTATGATGCGCACCGTTTATGGCGATCCGGATCGGTTTCGTCGCACCTATTGGGAACACATTGCCCCGAAAGATGGACAATATTTCTACTTTGCCGGTGATGGCGCGCGTCAAGATGATGATGGCTACTTCTGGGTCATGGGGCGTGTCGATGATGTGATTAGCGTGGCTGGACATCGTCTCGGCACCATGGAAGTGGAATCCGCCTTAGTGTCTCACCCGGCGGTTGCCGAAGCGGCTGTGGTTGGACGCAAAGATGAGGTAAAAGGGGAAGAAGTGTTTGCCTTTGTTTCCCTAGAAGGCGATTATGAAGGCAGCGATGCCTTGAGTAAAGAGTTAAAACAACACGTTGCCAACGAAATTGGCGCGATCGCGCGTCCTGGAGAAATTCGCTTTACTGATGCACTACCAAAAACCCGTTCTGGTAAAATCATGCGCCGTCTCTTGCGGAATTTAGCTTCTGGCGAAGATGTGGCGGGAGATACTTCCACTTTAGAAGA